A region of Lates calcarifer isolate ASB-BC8 unplaced genomic scaffold, TLL_Latcal_v3 _unitig_1815_quiver_853, whole genome shotgun sequence DNA encodes the following proteins:
- the LOC108890809 gene encoding hydroxycarboxylic acid receptor 2, with protein sequence MVLDQNENFTTIISNLTTPVPGGGGGGACPPVGIQLEGVILPPVLTIDVILGLLGNIVALWIFCFKLKTWNPNNLFLFNLVIADFFALVSLPLRIDALLRGHWVFGDGLCRINLFLMFSNRSASIALMTVVAIYRYFKVVHPHHRFNRMTKRQAVYVSLFVWLLVISPRVPMLAYNHIKGSGNRTQCFFFTSYKEASHAIIILVGMHRILTVLEFIIPLAMLLFCSIRISSFLKERQMGKPDKVRKAMRVCAAIVAVFMVCFLPTTVTTVGVWTVRSYRPWDCNAFYTFTQLTIVSLGLNFLNSALDPIVYIFSSSMFRKALCSSLPRALRCCQDTGDAENMASSSGTQSTSQHELKSLRADRGSEAM encoded by the exons atggTATTAGATCAAAATGAGAACTTCACCACCATAATTTCAAACCTCACAACCCCGGTCCCtggtggtgggggaggtggCGCCTGCCCACCGGTCGGTATCCAGCTGGAGGGTGTGATCCTGCCCCCAGTCCTCACCATTGATGTGATACTGGGACTGCTTGGAAACATCGTTGCCTTGTGGATCTTCTGCTTCAAACTGAAGACCTGGAACCCCAACAACCTGTTCCTCTTCAACCTGGTTATTGCTGACTTCTTTGCTCTGGTGAGTCTCCCACTGAGAATCGATGCCTTGCTCAGGGGCCACTGGGTATTTGGAGATGGCTTGTGTCGGATCAACCTCTTCCTGATGTTTTCCAACCGTTCAGCCAGCATTGCATTAATGACTGTGGTGGCAATTTACCGCTACTTCAAG GTGGTCCACCCTCACCATCGGTTCAACCGTATGACCAAGCGCCAGGCTGTGTATGTGTCGCTGTTTGTCTGGCTGCTGGTTATCAGTCCTCGGGTTCCGATGCTGGCTTATAACCACATCAAAGGCAGTGGCAACAGAACCCAGTGCTTCTTCTTCACCTCTTACAAAGAGGCATCCCACGCCATCATCATCCTGGTCGGCATGCACCGAATCCTGACAGTGCTGGAGTTCATCATCCCGCTGGCCATGCTGCTGTTCTGCTCCATCCGGATCTCCAGCTTCCTGAAGGAGCGGCAGATGGGCAAACCTGACAAGGTGCGCAAGGCGATGCGAGTGTGCGCCGCCATTGTCGCAGTGTTCATGGTGTGCTTCTTGCCCACCACTGTGACGACCGTCGGGGTGTGGACGGTCCGCTCATACCGCCCGTGGGACTGCAACGCCTTCTACACCTTCACCCAGCTCACCATCGTATCTTTGGGGCTGAACTTCCTGAACTCGGCCCTGGACCCCATCGTCTACATCTTCTCCAGTTCCATGTTCAGGAAGGCCCTCTGCAGCTCGCTGCCCCGTGCCCTTCGCTGTTGTCAGGACACAGGTGACGCAGAGAACATGGCGTCCTCGTCAGGAACTCAGTCAACCAGCCAGCACGAACTGAAATCCCTAAGGGCTGACAGAGGGAGTGAAGCCATGTGA